In Corynebacterium guangdongense, one DNA window encodes the following:
- the murD gene encoding UDP-N-acetylmuramoyl-L-alanine--D-glutamate ligase — MSRPSVIDVVGTGIAMVTGAGVSGLGTARLLTGLGVEVLVVDDNVEAGARVAEATGAESCTTAEAMELLENLEHRVSVVVTSPGWRPDTPVLRLAEQHEIEVIGDVELAYRLDRAGLFGPPRTWLVVTGTNGKTTTTGMLADIMEAHASVLGQHARACGNIGLAVADALTATRPRVDVLVAELSSFQLHWSTELTPDAGVLLNIAEDHLDWHGSLDNYASDKAKVLTGVVAVAGVDDPIVRRHMRQVRPDAYGFTLGEPAVGQVGVIGEQIIDNLDGDMIDIRATRGIQPAGPAGLADALAATAIARTQGVAPATIARALDAFSVAGHRGETVHTGPRGTVWVDNSKATNPHAAHAALAGYGPGEVVWLAGGQLKGASVDEVVAENAERLRAVGLLGVDRARIAEAVTRGAPEAEVFMTDSTDPAGAMDELVCWAARLEPPAKVVLLAPAAASLDMYTGMGQRGDLFTAAARREDRLKRSDPATGTPTPFQEESRDHHE; from the coding sequence TCGGAACCGGCATCGCCATGGTCACCGGCGCCGGCGTCTCCGGGCTGGGCACCGCTCGACTGCTCACCGGCCTCGGCGTCGAGGTCCTGGTCGTCGACGACAACGTCGAGGCCGGCGCCCGGGTGGCGGAGGCCACCGGCGCCGAGTCCTGCACCACCGCCGAGGCGATGGAACTGCTCGAGAATCTCGAGCACCGCGTCAGCGTGGTCGTCACGTCCCCGGGCTGGCGCCCGGACACCCCGGTCCTCCGCCTCGCCGAGCAGCACGAGATCGAGGTGATCGGTGACGTTGAGCTGGCCTACCGGCTGGACCGGGCAGGACTGTTCGGCCCGCCCCGGACCTGGCTGGTGGTCACCGGCACCAACGGCAAGACGACCACCACCGGCATGCTCGCCGACATCATGGAGGCCCACGCGAGTGTGCTGGGCCAGCACGCCCGCGCCTGCGGAAACATCGGCCTGGCCGTCGCCGACGCGCTGACCGCTACCCGGCCGCGCGTCGACGTCCTCGTCGCCGAACTCTCCAGCTTCCAGCTGCACTGGTCCACCGAGCTGACCCCGGACGCCGGGGTGCTGCTCAACATCGCCGAAGACCACCTCGACTGGCACGGCTCCCTCGACAACTACGCATCGGACAAGGCCAAGGTCTTGACCGGGGTGGTGGCGGTGGCCGGCGTGGACGATCCGATCGTGCGCCGGCACATGAGGCAGGTCCGCCCCGACGCCTACGGTTTCACCCTCGGCGAACCCGCCGTCGGACAGGTCGGCGTCATCGGCGAGCAGATCATCGACAACCTCGACGGCGACATGATCGACATCCGCGCCACCCGGGGAATTCAGCCCGCCGGCCCCGCCGGGCTCGCCGACGCCCTCGCGGCCACCGCCATCGCCCGCACCCAGGGTGTGGCGCCGGCCACGATCGCCCGGGCGCTCGACGCGTTCTCGGTCGCCGGCCACCGCGGCGAGACCGTCCACACCGGGCCGCGCGGCACCGTATGGGTGGACAACTCCAAGGCGACCAACCCGCACGCCGCCCACGCCGCGCTCGCGGGCTACGGGCCGGGCGAGGTCGTCTGGCTCGCCGGCGGCCAGCTCAAGGGCGCCTCCGTGGACGAGGTCGTGGCCGAGAACGCCGAGCGCCTGCGCGCCGTCGGCCTTCTCGGGGTTGACCGTGCGAGGATTGCTGAAGCAGTCACCCGCGGCGCACCCGAAGCCGAGGTATTCATGACCGACTCCACCGACCCTGCCGGGGCGATGGACGAACTCGTCTGCTGGGCGGCGCGGCTGGAGCCGCCGGCGAAGGTCGTCCTGCTGGCGCCGGCCGCGGCGTCCCTGGACATGTACACCGGAATGGGCCAGCGCGGCGACCTGTTCACTGCCGCAGCACGCCGGGAGGATCGCCTGAAACGCAGCGATCCCGCGACGGGCACCCCGACTCCATTCCAGGAGGAAAGCCGTGACCACCACGAGTAA